The Streptococcus parasanguinis genomic sequence CGATATCACTGTGAAGCTTTTCCCTAAATATGCGCCCCTTGCAGTTGAAAACTTCTTGACCCATGCAAAAGAAGGCTACTACAATGGCTTGCTTTTCCACCGTGTTATTAACAACTTTATGATCCAAACTGGGGATCCTAAAGGAGACGGTACTGGTGGCGAATCCATCTGGAAGGACAAAGACAAATCCAAAGATTCAGGTACTGGTTTTGAGAATGAGTATTCTCCATACCTTTACAATCTTCGTGGAGCCCTTGCCATGGCCAATTCTGGTCCAAATACCAATGGTAGTCAATTCTATATCAACCAAAATAAGGATGATATTTCAAGTAAACTCCCAACTGACCGCTTCCCAGCTAAGATCATCGATGCTTATAAAAATGGTGGAAATCCAACCCTCGATGGTGGTAACTACACTGTTTTTGGCCAAGTGATCGATGGCATGGATGTGGTGGATAAAATTGCATCTGCCGAAACCGATGATAAGGACAAACCAAAAACAGATATCAAGATTGAAAAAATCGAGATCTTAAAAGACTACAATTTCAAGAAATAATGAAAAGAGAACCAAACGGTTCTCTTTTTCTATCAAATGTAAATTTTTCTTAGAAACTTTCCTTAGGTGAGTACGGACGTCAGCGAACTTCTGCGAAGTTCCATGACTAATTATTGAGCCTAAGGTCTCAATAATTCCGTGTGCCTGAAACAAATCTGTTTCAGGCACTTTTCTCACTGCGGAATGTTTCGGTCATTACTTGACTAAATTTAAAAATAGAATCATTTAGATTTTTTGAATTACTTGTGCCGCCTTATGTAAACAACAAAATTTCTTCATTCTAAAAAGCGAGACAAGTTTCTCTTTTTGTCTTTAAGTCAATTCATTAAAGTCCCAGATTTGGTCCATCCAGCCTTCATAGAAATCTGGCTCGTGGCAAACCATGAGGATCGATCCCTTGTACTCTTTCAGAGCCCGTTTCAATTCTTCTTTGGCATCCACATCCAAGTGGTTGGTCGGCTCGTCTAGTACCAAGACATTGTTTTCACGATTCATCAAGAGACAGAAGCGTACCTTGGCTTGTTCTCCACCGGATAGCACCTGGATTTGGCTCTCGATATGTTTGGTCGTCAAGCCACAGCGGGCAAGTGCGGCACGAACTTCTGCTTGGTTGAGAGCCGGAAAGGCATTCCAGACTGCTTCAAGCGGTGTCTGGCGATTGCCCCCTTCGACCTCTTGCTCGAAATAGCCAAGCTCTAGGTAATCTCCACGCTCGACTTCACCAGCGATCGGTGGGATAATTCCTAACAAGCTCTTCAAGAGAGTGGTTTTCCCGATCCCGTTGGCCCCGATGATGGCCACCTTTTGATTGCGTTCAAAGGTTAGGTTCAAAGGCTTGGTTAAAGGACGGTCATAGCCAATCTGAAGATCCTTGGCCTGGAAGATAAAGCGTCCAGGAGTCCGGGCATTCTTAAATTCAAAGGAGGGTTTCGGTTTCTCACTTTGCAACTCAATGAGTTCCATCTTGTCCAGCTTCTTCTGACGAGACATGGCCATATTCCGTGTAGCCACACGCGCCTTATTGCGGGCTACGAAATCTTTCAAATCAGCAATCTCTTTTTGCTGGCGCTCATAAGCCGCTTCCAATTGCGATTTCTTCATTTCATAGACTTCAAGGAATTGGTAGTAGTCTCCTGAATAGCGGGTTAACTGCTGATTTTCCACATGGTAGACGATATTGATCACATCATTCAAGAAAGGAATGTCGTGGGAAATGAGGACAAAGGCATTTTCATAATTCTGCAAATAGCGTTTGAGCCAATCGATGTGCTCTGCATCCAAGTAGTTGGTCGGCTCGTCCAAGAGAAGGATATCTGGTTTTTCAAGGAGCAATTTAGCCAAAAGGACCTTGGTCCGTTGCCCACCTGACAAGGAGGTCACATCCGTATCCATGCCAAAGTCCATGACCCCAAGAGCACGCGCCACTTCATCAATCTTGGCATCCAAGGTATAAAAATCACGACTTTCTAGACGCTCTTGAAGTTCCCCAACCTCTTCCATCAAAGCATCGACATCGGCTCCCTCTTCCGCCATGGCCATATAGAGGTCATTGATGCGAGCTTCAGCTGTGAACAACTCATCAAAAGCGGTCCGTAAGACATCGCGAACCGTTTGTCCTTCTTCTAAGACCGAATGCTGGTCCAGATAACCTGCTGTCACGTACTTAGACCACTCAACCTTTCCTTCGTCTGGTTGCATTTTACCCGTCACGATGCTCATGAAGGTCGATTTCCCCTCACCATTGGCCCCGACAAGACCGATATGCTCTCCCTTTAACAAACGGAAGGACACATCCTCAAAAATCGCCCGGTCCCCAAAACCGTGACTCAAATTTTTCACTTCTAAAATACTCATGCTTGACTCTCTTTCATTGATTTCACTCGTATGATTATATCATCTTCACTGCAAAATGAAAAGGGAGCCCAACTCCCTTTAGAATATATATAAATAAATTATAAGTAAGATAGGTTACGCGATTTTGTCAAGAAATCAAAATAAGTTCTAACTTATGAATCTCATAAAGAATATACCGAAACTTTCCGCCGTGAGAAAAGTGCTAGAAACATTATTGTTTCTAGCACTCGGGAGTTTTGAGACCTTAGGCTCAAAACTAAGTCATGGAACTTCTTTGAAGTTCGCTGACGTCCGTACTCACCTAAGGAAAGCTTCTGGCATACTTTTATTATATATCTGAAGAAAACCCAACTCCCTTTTCTTTTACAAACCTAATTCTGCGTATGGTTTTCGGTAGCCCACTTGAACAACTTTTCCGTCTTTGACAAGCAAAGGCCGCTTGATCAGCATACCGTCTGAAGCAAGGAGATCCGCCGCTTCTTTCACTGTCAGTTGATCCACCTTATCTTTCAAACCGAGTTCACGGTATTTCATTCCGCTAGTATTGAAGAAAGACTTGATCGGTAGGCCAGATGCTGCCATCCAGTCTTGCAATTCTTGGCTAGTCGGTGTTTCTGTGACAATGTTTTGGCTTTGGAACTCACATTGGAGACCGTCCAATTCTGATTTAGCCTTTCGACAAGTCGAACATTTTGGATATTCAATAAAGGTATACATCGATTTCACTTCTCCTTCCAGGTAATTCCTTCGTGTTGTAAGAGCCAGCGTTTGCGATCGAGTCCAGACGCGTAGCCCGTCAGTTGTCCATCTTTTCCCATCACACGGTGACAAGGGACTAAGATCGTCAAGGGATTGCGTCCGACAGCCTGTCCCACGGCCTGGGCTGAACCACAAGAAAGATCCTGGGCAAGTTGGCCATAGGTCTTGGTCTCACCATATGGGATCTCTCGCAATAACTGCCACACCCGCTCTTGAAAGGCTGTCCCTTGCGGTGCTAGTGGAAAGCTGATAGCGATTGGCTCCCCAGCAAAATAGTGATCCAACCACTCCTTTACCTTATCATGGTAGGGATGGATCTGTTCCAGC encodes the following:
- a CDS encoding peptidylprolyl isomerase — protein: MKKLIALLLFSGLALTACSSNKTDASSSSASKEKTEQTATSSSSEKDQKKIEEEQKKLEQLRKDFNDAMTNENAVFPQLSNEVAEDEAEVKITTTEGDITVKLFPKYAPLAVENFLTHAKEGYYNGLLFHRVINNFMIQTGDPKGDGTGGESIWKDKDKSKDSGTGFENEYSPYLYNLRGALAMANSGPNTNGSQFYINQNKDDISSKLPTDRFPAKIIDAYKNGGNPTLDGGNYTVFGQVIDGMDVVDKIASAETDDKDKPKTDIKIEKIEILKDYNFKK
- a CDS encoding ABC-F family ATP-binding cassette domain-containing protein yields the protein MSILEVKNLSHGFGDRAIFEDVSFRLLKGEHIGLVGANGEGKSTFMSIVTGKMQPDEGKVEWSKYVTAGYLDQHSVLEEGQTVRDVLRTAFDELFTAEARINDLYMAMAEEGADVDALMEEVGELQERLESRDFYTLDAKIDEVARALGVMDFGMDTDVTSLSGGQRTKVLLAKLLLEKPDILLLDEPTNYLDAEHIDWLKRYLQNYENAFVLISHDIPFLNDVINIVYHVENQQLTRYSGDYYQFLEVYEMKKSQLEAAYERQQKEIADLKDFVARNKARVATRNMAMSRQKKLDKMELIELQSEKPKPSFEFKNARTPGRFIFQAKDLQIGYDRPLTKPLNLTFERNQKVAIIGANGIGKTTLLKSLLGIIPPIAGEVERGDYLELGYFEQEVEGGNRQTPLEAVWNAFPALNQAEVRAALARCGLTTKHIESQIQVLSGGEQAKVRFCLLMNRENNVLVLDEPTNHLDVDAKEELKRALKEYKGSILMVCHEPDFYEGWMDQIWDFNELT
- a CDS encoding arsenate reductase family protein, yielding MYTFIEYPKCSTCRKAKSELDGLQCEFQSQNIVTETPTSQELQDWMAASGLPIKSFFNTSGMKYRELGLKDKVDQLTVKEAADLLASDGMLIKRPLLVKDGKVVQVGYRKPYAELGL
- a CDS encoding methylated-DNA--[protein]-cysteine S-methyltransferase translates to MTLYLKQFYESPMGLLSIIVSEEGLVELDFYDPKEDAPDPYGALEQIHPYHDKVKEWLDHYFAGEPIAISFPLAPQGTAFQERVWQLLREIPYGETKTYGQLAQDLSCGSAQAVGQAVGRNPLTILVPCHRVMGKDGQLTGYASGLDRKRWLLQHEGITWKEK